The Candidatus Saccharibacteria bacterium oral taxon 955 DNA segment ATTGAGAACGAATATCTTAGTTGAGTCTCTCGCCCCACCCGGCTGACTCGCCCAATAGTTGCCAGTACCAAAAATAACCTCAGAAACACCGTCGCCGTCAATATCACCGACAACTGGAGATGAACGAACCATTTCATCTACTCTATACTCCCAAATCACAGAACCTTCTCCGGTGACAGTGCGAACCATTCCACCTCTATGATCTACAACACCGCCAGGAGTTGAGTCGCCGCCCATAATGATATCGGTTACTCCGTCACCGTTTGCATCAGCAAGGGCTGGCGTAGCAAACTGGGTGTCGTCCCAGTACATTGGCCAACCTACATTTTGGTTGCCGTCTGGGTTGATTGACCAAGAACGAAGACCGAGCGTTCCAAACGCAATATCTGGCTGGTTGTTATTGTTTGTGTCGCCAATCACAGGCGAGGACTGAACGCCTGATATACAGTTTATTGAGCCATCAAACGTTGGTGTATACCTCTTTATACTACCGTTGATGGCAAACCGATACATACCACCGCCGCTGCAGTGATCGGTGTCCGACGTTCCTGATCCGATAAAAATATCTAACTTACCGTCTCCGTCAACATCAGCGCTACTCGCCGATGAGTTAATTGGACGGACGGTTGGTTGGGGCCAATTGGGTGTATAATTACCCGTGTCACCGTTTAGGATATAAACTTGACCGTTGTGTGCCCCAAAAATAATATCTTTTGATCCACCGTCAAAATTTATTGGCATAGGAGAAGACTCTCGTATAACAGCTCCTGGCAAATCACGAGACCACTTAAGGCTGGGCGCTGCCGCCGACACGTGATTGCTAGTAAGTAGCGACAAAGCACCCATCAGTCCAACTGCTAGTGATATTTTTCGTATCATGACCACCCCTCACTGAAATAATTAGTTAGAAAACCCCTTTTGATGGCCGAGAGACCATCAGTATACACCTCAGACACAGACCCCAGTGCCCCTTCTTTCATAATAGACCCCTATTTCTTGTGTTTTCTTAATTATATCTAACTATACTGTAAATATGTATACTAGACTACAGACTATGGCTAAATTGCGTGTTCTATTTGAAGCTGGTCCGATGGTAGATAAACACAAAACTGGTGTTGGTTATTTTGTCGACTACCTAGTCCAGTCACTCGCTAAAACTGATAGTGTTGATCTCACTGGGTATTATTTTGATTTTCTCGGAAAAAATAAAACACCTACGCCAACCCTAAAAAATACTCGTTTTGAAAGAATCTCTCTAATCCCGGGAAAGACCCTTTCGGTAACTCGTCGGCTAGGCTGGCAGCCTCCTCTTAGTTTTTTTACAAAAACCAGTAATTATCACGTGACGCTTTTTACTAATTATGTCTCTCTCCCAACTTCACCATATTCAAAAGTCGCCTTGATTGTATACGACCTAGGGTTCATAGACCACCCAGACTTTACCGAGCAAAAGAATCTTGCCTACCTAGAGTCATTTTCAACCAAATCTATTCAATCCGCTGACCTGATTATTACAATTTCAGAGTTTACAAAAAAACGAATTAAGGAATTATTCCCGTCCATAACCTGCCCTATAGTTGTTACGCCGATCCCTCCAGTGTCACCCCCTCCTTATCCCGTAGAGAAAGAGCCGTCGATACTCAAAAAATTTTCGCTCACTAAACATAAATACATTCTCTATCTCGGTACAATCGAACCCAGAAAAAATCTAAAAAATCTAATCATCGCCTATTCTCATTTGCCAGAA contains these protein-coding regions:
- a CDS encoding glycosyltransferase encodes the protein MAKLRVLFEAGPMVDKHKTGVGYFVDYLVQSLAKTDSVDLTGYYFDFLGKNKTPTPTLKNTRFERISLIPGKTLSVTRRLGWQPPLSFFTKTSNYHVTLFTNYVSLPTSPYSKVALIVYDLGFIDHPDFTEQKNLAYLESFSTKSIQSADLIITISEFTKKRIKELFPSITCPIVVTPIPPVSPPPYPVEKEPSILKKFSLTKHKYILYLGTIEPRKNLKNLIIAYSHLPEKIRSTHPLVLAGGKGWKDEEIRQAISDYKSKGYNIITTGYITDKEKAVLYKNTACFTLPSHYEGFGMPILEAMQYSIPVAISDIPVFHEVAGQAAVYFNQDDPDSIATAISKLLDDAKLRQNLARHQSKELAKYSWKSNANLVIKAFQALIDKK